The Longimicrobiaceae bacterium genome window below encodes:
- a CDS encoding toprim domain-containing protein: MLPWDTVNATAPSRLTEHLPLTRSPRGGRKYLCPFCGGRNFSPLKRAWYCYSGCGGHAYSNVDTAARLWELQPADACRQLADLLGIAAAGEEPPWREVAAHGSDETAAVLGLTAGAGCYEWNCPVCAGAGTLRSYRRRWRCRGSSCAGDAQQGWKGHVDVAMAVWGTTPADACFRLAAALRGSPPRAAPRRPEPPEEPGPRERALAVIRTRPGCREPAALYELLLAHLRMGPLGRAELSRRRIDAAAAEAYGFRSTEPGEWQRRVLPLMSAFSDDELLAAGFPRGEPPRADARARGSPWWPGRGRAPLLVIPVWDDLRLAGVRFRNLADPEASRCPRYVSPKDANPDAPFNAAALTRGGAALHVVEGELNAYVLLSEPYRAVTVGLPGAWTWQDAWALRIPDATRMVVGWFDADEAGRKGAARIRDSLARTRGTEWARRRWRTILLDRDACDLHREWRLGALLRHAPWVHQDVGPLWSDAESDTQPAHGRPP; encoded by the coding sequence ATGCTGCCGTGGGACACCGTCAACGCGACCGCGCCCTCCAGGCTCACGGAACACCTCCCGCTCACCCGGAGCCCGCGGGGCGGACGGAAGTACCTCTGTCCGTTCTGCGGCGGCCGGAACTTCTCGCCGCTCAAGCGCGCGTGGTACTGCTACAGCGGGTGCGGAGGGCACGCCTACAGCAACGTGGACACGGCCGCGCGCCTGTGGGAGCTGCAGCCCGCCGACGCCTGCCGCCAGCTCGCGGACCTGCTCGGCATCGCCGCGGCCGGGGAAGAGCCGCCGTGGCGGGAGGTGGCCGCGCACGGCAGCGACGAGACGGCGGCCGTGCTGGGGCTCACCGCAGGCGCGGGATGCTACGAGTGGAACTGTCCCGTCTGCGCGGGCGCGGGGACGCTCCGAAGCTACCGGCGCCGCTGGCGGTGCCGGGGGTCCTCCTGCGCGGGCGACGCACAGCAGGGGTGGAAGGGGCACGTCGACGTCGCGATGGCGGTCTGGGGCACCACCCCCGCCGACGCGTGCTTCCGCCTGGCGGCGGCGCTGCGTGGTTCGCCACCACGCGCCGCCCCGCGCCGTCCGGAGCCGCCTGAGGAGCCCGGGCCTCGCGAGCGTGCGCTGGCCGTGATCCGCACGCGTCCGGGGTGCCGGGAGCCGGCGGCGCTCTACGAGCTCCTCCTCGCGCACCTCCGCATGGGCCCCCTCGGCCGCGCGGAGCTGTCCCGGCGGCGCATTGACGCGGCTGCCGCGGAGGCGTACGGCTTCCGGTCCACGGAGCCGGGGGAATGGCAGCGCCGGGTGCTTCCGCTCATGAGCGCCTTCAGCGACGACGAGCTGCTCGCCGCCGGCTTCCCTCGCGGCGAGCCCCCGCGTGCCGATGCGCGGGCGCGCGGGAGCCCCTGGTGGCCCGGACGAGGGCGGGCGCCGCTGCTCGTGATCCCGGTCTGGGACGACCTGCGCCTGGCCGGTGTGCGCTTCCGCAACCTCGCGGACCCGGAGGCGTCGCGGTGTCCACGGTACGTCTCGCCCAAGGACGCGAACCCCGACGCGCCCTTCAACGCGGCCGCACTCACCCGCGGGGGCGCTGCCCTCCACGTGGTGGAGGGGGAGCTCAACGCGTACGTGCTCCTCTCGGAGCCGTACCGTGCCGTCACCGTCGGCCTCCCGGGCGCGTGGACCTGGCAGGACGCATGGGCCCTGCGGATCCCCGACGCGACGCGCATGGTGGTAGGATGGTTCGATGCCGACGAAGCCGGGCGGAAGGGCGCGGCCCGCATCCGCGACTCGCTCGCCCGCACGCGGGGCACCGAGTGGGCGCGCCGCCGGTGGCGCACGATCCTGCTCGACCGCGACGCCTGCGACCTGCACCGCGAGTGGCGCCTGGGGGCGCTGCTGCGGCACGCGCCGTGGGTCCACCAGGACGTGGGGCCGCTCTGGTCCGACGCCGAGTCCGACACCCAACCAGCCCACGGACGGCCGCCATGA